The genome window GATTTGAAGTTATTAATTGTGTTTGGGATCTAACTACTTGACTGTGTTTAGGATCAAATGACTTTGACTGGTACTTGTGTGTGTTTAGGATCAAATGTAGCATTTGAAGAAGGATTCTGCCACTTGAGCGTGTTTAGGATCAGTTGTAGCATTTGAACAAGTTGATCAGGGTACAATAGGATTTAGTCTAAAGTTCAATTGCATAATGTTACTTAGTTATAAATAGAACAAGGATGATATTGTTTGCTTTGCACAATAGGAATTAGACTAAAGTTACTCAAAGAGTTACAAAATAAACTTTTAGGGACTCACTGCGTTAAACATattgattttggattcaagtggttaacaccactaaaacacagggactcaaaaagtaattttctCTTTAAACTTTATCATTTTAATTCACTGTTATTTTGTAtctattttattaaatttaagaGTTGTAATTCTTATTTttcctcttttgtcttttatgatcccaaaattttacaaaaataaaattatacggggttctaacctagtaatgtaatataattataataatatacgAAACCATGACAATATACATCCATGAAGCacgaaaaaataagaaaaaaatgtGATTTTGGAATGCTTCAAGCTTCCAACTATTAAATGATAAAATCAATAATTACATAAACCATTTCTGGAGTGGTTATCTATTGACAAAGACGAATCCTTTAAACATCTGATTTTGAAAAGGGGAGGTCTTAGGTTCAAGTGTCATGGACAATAGGGATTAAAAAGAATTGTCATAAAAACCGTAAACCATTTCTATTTGTATCCAAACCGGTGGAAATTCTCGTGCGGTGCAGTGAAAATTTGATATATGCGTAAACCTAAAAAATTGTTTGCAATAGTATTAGATCTAACCAAATAAAAGTTATAAACATAAAATTGTAAGTAACAAAGTTACTTTGCTACAATCCTTCTTCTGCACTGGTAGTGAAAAAATACCATAAAATACCAAAGCGAGCTCTTAGCAAAACCAAAACCAACAAAAGGGGATACCAATACAGATGTTGTTTGGTTAATATTTGTTTGGTTTATTACGGCACCAGTTataaaaaatactttattttgaatataactccgtttttttataaaatttatattggAATATTAAGAAAAAATTTGAACACAAGTGCACATTTGTTTTTCTTATAAGTTACGAACACAAATTATTAGagaaaaataaatttaaatgaTGAATAGCAGCTGCCTATTGGtcctttttttagttttttttcttttgtcttttagtaactttttttattttagcATTTACCCTTCAGCATTTAGTATTGGCATCGACAATCCTTTaactttctaaaaactttatAATCATTTTTATGCGTTTATATTTATGCACATGTCGGTATAAAATAAAGTTCATTACATttgtcttttttgtcttttagtcagtttttgtttattttagcCTTTGCTCTTCAACATTTAACCCTTTAACTTTCTAAAAAATTATAATCATTTTTTACGTGCTTATATTTAGGTTGTCGTATAACGTTTGTTTAGACCAATAGACCAGTTACTATTAATTACAATaaattattactatatattactaaaAGAAAttaaatgaatagtgattttaatattataataatatatagtttttttagtacttttattattttaatattactattactatatattaataaaagaaattaaataaatagtgattttaatattataataatatatagttttttaatacttttattattttagttattttctttactttttaactttaatctttttttttcatatcaggggttgggataagcttggtgtcaaccggtatcgaaccattattggtatcgaaaataccgggacggtcctgttcggtatctGTACATGAAGGTAAAATCCGGCACTAATATAGAAAACgtcaaaagttggtgccgaattgatattggaaatcttttggttcggaaaattcagtgcttctacctggtaccatttgctcatccctgatcacggttaccgtacgaacaacggtatcgtacaacttttttttaatgatttttttcaacttttaattttttcatttttagtttcaggggtagggatgagctcggtgacaaccgatacagaatcgatactgataccgaaaataccggttacggtaccggtatatgaaggtaaaaaacggtagtgaaccggtgCCAGGaatgccaaaagtcggtaccaaattggtacttaagatctttcggttcggcaaatttggtactGGTACcaagaacaatttgctcatctctgaccacgggttccATACGAACAatatcgttaccatacaacttttttggttgattttctttcggttatcttttagtgttttttttctatattttctttttattcttgtcagcagttccgttcgcaacacgctcgtagtgatttcaaaacatacgtaaacacagactaaataacaaaagaaattcgtcGCAACGCGATGAACTTCTTTAAATCTAGTTTCCCTAAAAAAACATAACTATGTGCatcaagaatttgatctattGTACAACAAAATAACACTACAGAAACAGAAACAGAGCACAGCTTTCTAAACTCCAAACCAACAGGGGCGGAATCAATGTAGACTTAGCCGTAGCATGGGTTACGGCTCAACCCCGTATTCGCATTCGCAGTGTAATTTTTTTCCAGTTTTATACATAAGATACCCCTAAACATATACGAGGATACCCCTAAGAGAAGCTTATGAAACTTGATATTATTCATTAATCCCAAAACCTTTAGTAACTAAgcccaaataataaaataatccatTTGAACAATGTCATAGTTTGTGCGGTCGAAAATGATTTTTTCATAAGGTAAAAGACGACGATCTGATGGAGCGATTTCAAGCTATTAAAAAAAAGGAGAGGACAAAtctattatatattttatttattttatttatttattgtcatttttctaatattgtatgattgcacggtaaaaaTTTTTTTTGGGATATTCCTGATTTaatgggctagttccgccactgcaaATCAAGATATTGTTTTCTAATGACTCCAACCCCAttcaaaatatttttatttttaatagcAAAACTGATACAAAAGGGTACTTAATTCTTAATTATATAATTTATATGAaactttagaaaaaaaaaagattattaGATAAAACATAATAGACAACTTTAGACCCGATAGCATAAACGGCTCACCATGTATTAATCAATTAGAGATACCAATCATATCAAGTATATGAATGAGAGATATGATCATACAAGAAACCATCATCAAAGTTTTGAGAATAGCTATGAGGATCATAACCATGGCGGTTGCCGGTGTTGGTTTGCCATGTAAGTGCTTGTTTCCATTGTGACTTGAACCTCCATGTCAGCTGCTTCAAAACACCCCcgcccccaccaccaccatcccttCGACCACTTGCAAACATGACCGCGGTGTCACCGCAATGGATCCTCCTGTTCCACCTCCACATTGTTGAGTTCACCGTCCGGTTATCCCCTATGATTTTAGAGAGTTACAACTCAAAAGTGACATAGAATTTATGCTCATAAATTGGGACCACCCATCATTCGATATGTTGGATTGTTGGGATCAATCTATATTGGTATCGAAATGTCGTTTTCGTCTCTCTAGAGCCATGATCAACTCCTTGTGTTGTCTATTTCAAGATTTAAATTTTCTAATGAGATTGGGTTATGaatttatatattaaacaatGGTAGAATAGTAGATTAAGAAGATGTTTATAGAAAAGGCAGTTAATAACAAGGTTCATAGAATGTGATTAGTTAGTTGAAAATAAAAGGGTAGGTCCATTAAGGTCCCAACTTTATTAGTGATGCAAATGCAACATCATTAAGTTGGAAGTTTGGAACCTTTCAATGGATGTATTAGATTGTTAACTCGTTGAATGAATAAGATATGTTAATTGGGTATCATGcagatttaattattattattattattattattattattattattattattattattattattattattatttattattattattataatgtAACATGATTTATAATTACAAAATGACATGATTAAGGATATGCATGTTTTTGTTGAGAACTAAATGAATTATTGCTAGTTAAAACTACAACTTTTGATCCCAATAAAAAATTGTTTGGAAAGTAAAATACATTGGTTAGTTAAAACGTGTCGCCAACGTAGCACTAGCTCATTTGGTTGACGCTCATGCCTTTCAGAGAAAAAATCATATGTTCAAATCTAGACAAGGAGAGTAATATAAGGTAGAAATAAGCTTTgtcattaacaaaaaaaaaaaatagaatgcGTCAGATGTGAGAAAACTAACGTATCTTGAATTGACTTGTTGATCAATAAGGGTTTACGGAGTGGGTGCGGTTCCATGCGGTAAACTTAGTTTACCAATTGGGAATACCACCGTCAACATAAGTTTACCACTCAAAGGTAAAGGATTTCGGTAAAGGTTTGCCAAAGCGGTGACGGGAAGGAAGGGGAGAGAGGGggtgtgtgtggtggggtccatgtCATCTCAATCAATCACACATTTTCCTTtgttttaaatagtttaccaattcatgaagtgtctaaccattgccaacatttttGAGAATAGTTTAAACAATTTAGGTTGAATGACATaacacactctcattggttgattttgaaatttaccactttcaagtgtctaaccactccctacaccctaaACAAACTATTATGGTCTTATTTGGTAATGGGGTAAATGAATGGATAATGAAATAGAATAGACGAGATAATGAAATGGACAGTGGAATGAAattgatcattccattccattccattgtgatgcTTGGTTACTTatatgtgaatagaatgaatAATTTACTTTGGATAATTTGATAGACAAAAAAATACAAAGTAACGAACACAATTAtattaaaaacgacaaaaatataattgcttcaataataataataataaaaataataataataataataataatataatattaatagtaaataaattaataataaaaatttaatatataataatactAGTATTAatgtaaatataaatataataataatattcctTGAAAGAAATTATCATATTTGAAAGGAGTTAGATACCTTTAGAATGTTCCATTGTATTACTACATAACATCCAAAATTATTTCTTTCATGATAACCAAACATGGTAGTTTAATGATTCATTTCATTTCATCTTCTATTTCTTAATTTTAGGGTCTGTTTgctatggggtaatggaatgaacaaaggaatggaatggatgagggaatgcaatggatcattaccattacatgtcttgtttggttaccatgtgtgaatggaatgaattattattgtgtattgttcggtgggcaagaaaaacggagtaataaaattagcgatgagtggtggtggtggtcgatggtagtgattgtgggtggttataggtggcgttggtgggtgtcggcggcggtgatgggtggtggtggtggcggcgagtggcggtgacgacgagtggtggtggcggcaaggtggccgttggtggtgggtggcagcagaggtggcggttggtggtggcggcggcggttggtggtgacggtggtggtggcgtcgacgatggtggtgggtggcagcggcgagtggcgttggcggttggtcgcagctgtgggtgataacggtggcgagtgggtggcggcggcggcggtggctgtcggggtaaggtggtggcgggtgggggcgatggcgtcggtggtggcagggccggctcaaccaATTTGGAGGCCCAAAGCAAAATAAAAAAACCGAGGCCCTTTTTATGAATTTATAAACTAAGTGGTTTTTCTATTAAATAAAGTTATTAAAAGATGATAGTTTAAGACTTGCAGCACATGAAAAACACGAGGTAGCCATGAGTATTTCTTTGTATAATCTTGCTAGATATAAGGATACTTAGAGGTATTTAGAGacttttttatttacttttttaaaATCGCTTATTGTAAATGTGCTATAGTCTACGAGGAGCATAGGTTTAACGGGCTACATAAACATTCTCTACTATTCGATACATTTTcatacattgttttattaatgtTCTTTATAACCAACACAgaccaaacaaaaacaaaattaaaattcGTAAAAGTAATGTTCTACAATGATAATGGTAATATGCGGCTAAAATGTTCATAAAATGTATTAAAACTTGAATAGATGAAAAActaatggttttaacaaaaatataATGAATTTATAATTGAAATTTGGATAGATGAGTAAAAAAATTGGAAGAAAAAACTGTTAGCTATTCCATATTTTTGGATAGATGacaaaaaagttataaaaaaaaactgtGAGCTAATCCATATTTCtagaagaattaaaaaaaaattgaaatttggaTAGATGAGTAAAAAAATTGGAAGAAAAAACTGTTAGCTATTCCATATTTTTGGATAGATgacaaaaaagttaaaaaaaaaaagtgtgaGCTAATccgtatttccagaagaattaaaAAAATATGGCTAACGATAGTAAAGGCTAGGGGATTCGAACCTAAGTCTGAGTGGGGAAAGAGAGCAATTTTACCGCTAGACTACAATCAAATTTCAATTGTAATAATTGTCGAAACAAATTTAACATACAGATTATACGTTTCAATATTTTTTTTAGAATGAGGCCCTAAAAATTTGGTGACCCAAAGCCCTAGTTTGTTTTCACTTATGCTTGGGCCGGCTCTGGGAAAGAGAGCAATTTTACCGCTAGACTACAATCAAATTTCAATTGTAATAATTGTCGAAACAAATTTAACATACAGATTATACGTTTCAATATTTATTTTAGAATGAGGCCCTAAAAATTTGGTGGTCCAAAGCCCTAGCTTGTTTTCACTTATGCTTGGGCCGGCTctgggtggtggtgatggtgggttgtggcgaaggtggtaGGTtctggtgttgttgatgaataaTGCAATAAgggatggaatgaaaaaaaacatgGAGAGGTGGAAGGAAtaattttgagggaatggaatggctTTTGAAATGAGTGATttcattccattgaccaaccaaacacccttttaTTCATTCTCTCGTAATcattcattccattccacctctcattcctacGTATCAAACACTACCTTAATGATTCATTTCATTCCACTTTCTATTTCATACGGATCGCTACGGTATAAATAGTTTGAAATCAAATATCAGCGGAACTTTTAAATTCAGATTTAGCAAggaaaacaatatttaaattctgATCTTAAGTAGCTCATAACACGCAATAAGCATTACTCATGTCTGCAATTTGAAACATCATCTCAACAAAATATCTAGTAACAAAATCACCAAAGATCATTTGATTAACAATCACCAAAAACATAATCGACTAAAAAACTATCTCAAAGTGAAGATAAAACTCGACTTCAAATGCGAACTTGACCCTAGACAATGGCATTTGCAGCACTTGCAATCCTAGGCCACAAATCAGCGCACTCTTTCCCGATTGGTCCAGTGATGGCAGATCCTGCATTCAACAACAAAAAGAACCATTAACAATGTTATCATCAATAGTCAAACAAATGTTTATGGAACTTAACAGTTTCCAAAACCAGTCAAGTTAAATACTTTATAGGATTCATGACCACATATTGTTTTTAAAAACGGTTTCAGCCACAACACCAGTCAAATGGCCTTCAATCAGTACGGGCATAGTTGTTAATACCGAATAGCAACAAATAGCGACAAGGGACAAATAGCAACCGTTATTTTATATATAGTGGTACACTAGaaaaggaattttgaaaatttttatatgtgtATTATATTAAAATGCCTTGGTCTATATGCTATTTTACGTGTATATTTACaaaaaaacctataaatccagctattaTTTAACTATATCTAGTTGCTATTTACATCACAAAAAAACTAAATGTCGCTATTCACGCTATTGGTCGCTATGACCCAAATAGCGACACTTAATCCCTTGGCTACATAGTGGTCGCAATggccgctattgacaactatggtaCGGTTATATAAGCATTGTTGAAAGCCTAAAATACTCTTAATGTAAATAGTTTATTGCAAACTTCAATACAAATAAGCATGTTTACCTTTCATTTCTCCCTTAGGGTTTACAATGACACCAGCATTGTCTGCATAAGCAACAAAAAAACTAATTGCTTCATATCACATATATCATTTCAACAGCAAGAAAATTCACATAGATCTAAACAAACATAATAAACATGCGGGGTTAAAACTACAAGCTAACAAAACAACCATAAAACAAAACCAAATTATACAATAAATGTGCAACtataataacaaaaatatgaATCAAACATAACAAAATGAATCAAAAACAATTAAGTGCAAAAAGTCGAGCTTTTTTGAGGCCCAGACTCAATAAAACACTAATTTTAAGCTTTTTTATTCATCATATCAAAAGTAGCTCTGAGGTGGCTCAGCTAGTTTGCACCCTAGTAACTAGATATGATTAACCAAAGTACaaaccatggttgtaaaaatccggAACAGCCTCCGATTAGTCGCAGATCAATCATTAATACGAGGTTTACCTAATGGCCAATTAATAGCTAGGCAGTTAATGGTGGTCGTATTATGGCCAAATTCGAGCCAGATCCCAGCCAAATTTCAACCAAACCTTATAAATTCCCGCTGACTACTTAAAAAATAGGTCAATGAGGGGGTTAAgacctatgcagttaatgcggtaaaatatcagATATCGGTCAAAGACTAATATTTGAAATATAGgtttatctcggtgagatatcagTGGGATGTCGGTACTTTTAATaaaatgcagaatttatatatacagcaatttaacaccaataattcagtgatatatcagtgatatatcggctATATcagtcaaatatcggtgatatatcggtcaatatgTCAGATAATATCGGTAGcaatatttgacaccgatattttactaaaGGACCGATATGACCAATATATTGCAATATGTCACCCATATTAACTGCATAGGTTAAGACATGTCTACTTTAAAAAACTAGATACAAAactgtgtgtgtatatatatatatctaaaaattacatataaaatccgAATGAGATTAGTTCCAATTAATCCCTATTAATCACGAATAATCGCTAGTCAAGTCGCCTATCGATTCTTACAACACTGATACAAGCAATGCAGATCAACTAGTTATAATTAGAATAATgtcactaaacaaacaaacaacattcAATTTAGTTCAAATCAGCATCTAAACAATCATCAATCAAATATAAAACGATAAAAAAAATAATCAACAAAACTAACCTTCAAAATACATAAATACACCATCCTTTCGCCTCCAAGGCTTACGCTGCCTAACAATAACAGCAGGCATAACCTTCTTCCTCAAATCAGGCTTACCTTTCTTCACAGTAGCCATAACCATATCACCGACACAAGCCGACGGCAAACGGTTAAGCCTACCTTTGATTCCTTTCACTGAAATGATGTACAAATTCTTCGCGCCGGTGTTATCGGCGCAGTTCACCGTCGCCGCCACCGGTAAACCGAGTGACATCCGGAACTTGTTTCCGGCGGAACCTCCGCGACCTGAAAACAACGATTGAAGTTGAATGATTGTTTAGATTTGTAAGAAAATTGATGATAATTTGTTACCTCGCTTCGACATGGTTGATCGCCGTGATCTGCTGCTCGTTGAAGAAGAAAAATGAGGGTTTGGGGGTTATTAGGGTTTTATATGGAATGTTTTTCTAGGGTTCTGTCAGTTTTGGGCCTGGCCCAAGTAAAACGTAAATATGATTTATTATTAAAATGAGCCCAACTAAAATATAAATAACATAATGTCTTTGTTATTAGAAAttatgaagaaaaaaaaaaactagttattttcTTTCTTTCAAGTAAACTAGAAATCTGGTGGGTCATGGAAGGGATATACAATTCTAGACAGCTTGTTGGTTTGGAGAAGAGCCATTGGCAAACAGGTTT of Helianthus annuus cultivar XRQ/B chromosome 1, HanXRQr2.0-SUNRISE, whole genome shotgun sequence contains these proteins:
- the LOC110871567 gene encoding 60S ribosomal protein L23, with product MSKRGRGGSAGNKFRMSLGLPVAATVNCADNTGAKNLYIISVKGIKGRLNRLPSACVGDMVMATVKKGKPDLRKKVMPAVIVRQRKPWRRKDGVFMYFEDNAGVIVNPKGEMKGSAITGPIGKECADLWPRIASAANAIV